The Bradyrhizobium betae genomic interval CCGCCGGTCCAGGATCCCGTGGCGCAGACGGCGCGCTCTGGCCTGGTCAGCCAGTTCAACAACATCCTGGCGCAGATCGACACGACCTCGCAGGACTCGTCCTTCAACGGCGTCAACCTGCTCAATGGCGACACGCTGAAGCTGGTCTTCAACGAGACCGGCAGCTCGACGCTCGGTATCAACGGTGTGGTCTTCAACGCGGCGGGTCTCGGACTCAGCAATCTCGTCCCGGGCACGGACTTCATCGACAACGGCGCCACCAACAAGGTGTTGACCAGCCTGAATGCCGCCTCGAGCACGCTGCGCTCGGAAGGCTCCGCGCTCGGTTCGAACCTCTCGATCGTGCAGGTGCGTCAGGACTTCTCCAAGAACCTGATCAACGTGCTGCAGACCGGCTCGTCCAACCTGACGCTCGCCGACACCAACGAGGAAGCGGCCAACAGCCAGGCGCTGTCGACCCGCCAGTCGATCGCAGTGTCCGCGCTGTCGCTCGCCAACCAGTCGCAGCAGAGCGTGCTGCAGCTGCTGCGCTAATTCGCAACGCAAGATCGCTGAGACGTCGCGGCGGAGCTAATGCTCCGCCGTTGTTTTGAGGGAGATCGCTAAGGCAGGATTAGCTGAGATCGACACGCATCACGCAAAGCAAGTTTACAGCGTGCGTATGTGCATCTAGCGTTGTGCTGAGAAGAGCTCCGAGCCCCGTAATAATCCGGAGTGCCTTCCATGCACACACGTAAGCAAATCTTAAGCGGTGCTGCCTAGGGTTGGGAAAGAAATCCTTAAGCGCGTTCAACGGGCTAGGTAACCTCCAAGGTGTGATTGATGTCGAATTCCGCTGCCTCGGCCTACGCGCGTGTCGCAACGACAACCGCATCTCCTCGCGACGTCGAGGCGCAGACGCTGCTCAAGGCCGCCAACAAGCTGCAGGACGCGGTCAACAGCGCCGACCCGTTCAGCGAGCAGACCACACACGCCCTGATGTTCAACCGCAAGCTTTGGACGATCTTCCTGAGCGAGGCGATGCGCGACAACAATCCGCAGCCGCTGGACGTCCGGCAGAAGATCGCCAACATCAGCGTGTTCGTGTTGAGCCAGACCGCGGCGCTCCAGATGAGCCCGCAGTTCGATCACTTCCGTCCGCTGATCGAGATCAACCGCAATATCGCCGCCGGTCTGTCCGGTCGTCCCTGACGGAAAACCCGTCATGGCCGACCTCATGAGCATTCTGTCGACCGCGTACAAGTCGAACGTGCTGTCGAGTACATCCGGCTCATCGAAATATGTCGCGGTTGATTCCTCGCTCTACCAGGGCAGCTGGACCGGGAAGTATCCGGACGGCAAGACGTTCTCGTTGAACGTCTCGCGGGTCAGCGGATTTCGCGCGCAGATCCACTACCAGAGCGAAGGCACGTCGCAGTACCAGCAGGTGCTGATCAAGGACGGCTCATTCCGTTTCGGGAATACCAAGTTCACGCTGACCGATACCGGCAAGGCGCAGATCAAGAACGTCGTGACGGATCCCGCGACCGGCTCGACCTATCTCGACACCGCGCAGGCCACGCTCGATACGTGACCGTCAGGCGCTGACGTCCGTATTGAGCGGACGCGAGGGCTGGGACTTCAGATCCTCTGCATGGAAATAGGCCCGCCGGCGCAGCATCGCTTCGTCGGGGAACTGATTGACCACGGCGTCGGTCCTGTCGTTGACCACCTGAAAGACGAAAGACGCGGCGGCCTGGTCGAACACGACCTGACGCGAGACGTTCTCGTTCTTCGGCAAATCACCGCGCAAGGCCGCACTGGTATCGCTTGCGGCGACCGTCTGGCTCACCGGCAAATCAGTTTGCACCGCCTCGTTCGCCGCCGAATTCGACGTCGTTACGGTCTGCACGGGGGCCGGTATCCCCACCGGCCTGATGCTGAAATCTGTACTCATGGCAGCCTCCTGGTTGCCTCACGTGAGTCAAATCCCAACCCCTCTCAATACGCAACCATGGAACACCAGGTTTGAAGACCTGGTAAGGAAACGTGCCTAACCGCGCGACGAGATCGCCGCGCGGGTTTTCGTAAAATTGTCGCTGGTTTTTGCGCGTGCTCAGAGCGAGCGGCTGACCGCGAGCGGCGTGATGTGGCGCGGGCCCGGCGTGGCGCGACGGCCCGCGGCCGTATAGGTGTTCGGCACGTTGCGCTTCTGGATCTCGGCATTGACGCCGCGCACGACGCTCTCGGAGACCGCATGTGCGGTCGCGAGCACGGTGAGATTGACCTGGAGCATTGCGCGGAACGCATCGTGGTGCCGATGCAGCGTCGAGAGCAGCTCGGGCGCGGATTTGGCGAGCTGGGGCTGGTTCGCCTTCAATTCGCTGACGGCGCTGACATAGTTTCGCGACAACTCCTGCTTCTTGCTTTCGAGAGTCATCGCCTCGCGGACCTGGCCGGCGCGAACGAGCTCGGTCTCGCGCTCGATCAGTCCGAGCAGGGCGCTCATCGCGTCCATCAACTGCTCGGCGACCTTGCGCGCCTCGGTGCTGCCGGGAGCAGTGTTCGGGCGCTGCGCTTGCACCGGCTGTCGTGAGGCGTTGAAGTGGTTCATCTCGTTTGACCTTATGCCGTGCGGATGGTTTTCGCCTGCTGCATGATGAGGGTGCGGTAGACCTCGGTTGCGACGCCGACGCCGCCGGCCTTGGCGAAGTTCCTGGAATATTGCTCGGTCAGCATCGAGCGCCACACGCCGGTGCCCGTCGTGTCGCCGAACGGACCTTCGCCCTTCAGGCCCGAGGTCATCTGCGAGAACATGCTGTTGAGGAACATCGCCTCGAAATCGGTGGCGGTCTTCTGCGCCTTCGCCTGCTGCTTCGGCGGGACCTTTTGCAGTGCGGCGGCGAGCTCGAAATCGGGCCGGCCGTTACGGCTCTCGACGGAGAACGCCGGCGACGTTGCGACGTGCGGGGTGTTGATCATGCTGGTCTGCATCACATCACCTCGATGTCGGCTTCGATCGCGCCTGCGGCCTTGATCGCCTGCAGGATGCTGATGAGGTCGCGCGGGCCGATGCCGAGGCCGTTGAGGCCGTCGACGAGCTGCTGCAGCGAGACGCCGTCCTTGACGACGGCGAACTTCTTGCCGTCCTCGGTGACGCTGACGCCGGTGCGCGGCGTGACCACGGTGCGGCCGCGTGACAGCGGGTTGGGCTGGCTGACCTGCGGGCTCTCGGAAATGGTGACGGTGAGGTTGCCCTGGGCCACCGCGACGGTGGCGACGCGGACGTCGCGGCCCATCACGATGATGCCGCTGCGCTCGTCGATGATGATCTTGGCGGCGAGGTCGGGATCGACCTGGAGCTGCTCGATCTCTGTGAGGAAGGCGACGACGTTGCCCTTGAAGTCCGGCGGGATCGACAACTGCACCGTCGAGGGGTCGATCGGCTCGGCGGTCTTGAGGCCGAGATAGTCGTTGATCGCGGCCGCGATCCGCTTGGCCGTGGTGAAGTCGGCGTTGCGCAGCGCCAGCCGGACGTTCGGCAGCCGATTGAGTGCGAACTCGATCTCGCGCTCGATGATGGCGCCGTTGACGATGCGGCCGACGGTCGGAACGCCGCGCACGATCTTGGCCGCTTCACCCTCGGCCTGGAAGCCGGAGATCGCGAGCGAGCCCTGTCCAACCGCGTAGACGTTGCCGTCGGCGCCGAGCAGGGGGGTGACCAGCAGCGTGCCGCCGCGCAGATCCTTGGCGTCGCCGAGCGCGGAGACGGTGACGTCCATGCGCGTGCCCTGGGTGGCGAAAGCCGGCAGATTGCCGGTCACCATCACGGCGGCGACGTTGCCGGTGCGGATGGTGGCGCCGCGGATATTGACGCCCATGCGCTCGAGCATCGCTTGCAGCGACTGCTTGGTGAAGGGGATGTTGTTGAGCGTGTCGCCGGTGCCGTTGAGGCCGACGACGAGGCCGTAGCCGATGAGCTGGTTCTGCCGTACGCCCTCGATATTGGCGAGATCCTTGATGCGCGACGTCGCGCTCGCGGGCGCGACCGAGAGCGCCAGCGCTGACAGCGCGGCGCAGGCCACCCCAAGAATCCTTACCCAACGAACGGCTGGCATCCTCTGCTCCCCGAGGCTCCTCAAATCTCGGACCAATCTCGACACTCCCATGACGAGCTGGTCCGACGCTGTCCTTGCGAGCGCTGTGCCAACACGGGAAAATTGGGGTAGTCGATTGAATAGGTTGAATAAACCTGTTTCGACCGGTGTCAGCCGGCGTTCTCCCTGAGGCGCGAAACTGCCGCCTCTCGGCAGATTTTGCCGGGCTGTTTACGCGCCGTTAACCATAAGACGGCGAATGTGGCGCATCGATCACCCGGATTGCTGCGATGCGCATCTACGGACCGAACGGCACAACGCTTGGAACGCCGGCCAGCCAGGCCAAGCGGACGGGCTCCGGCACCTTCGTCCTGCCCGACGCCTCGTCGGCGCAGGAGACGCGGAGCGCTGCCGCGCCGAAGGCCGCCGCGAACATCGATGCACTGCTTGCACTGCAGGGCATCGAGGAGGATCCGGTCGAGCGCCGCAAGCGTTCGGTCGCTCGCGGCAGGACCGCGCTCGACGTGCTCGACGATCTCAAGATGGGCCTGCTGTCCGGCAATCTCGACGCGTCGACGGTGATGCGGCTGCGGGATGCCGCGACGAATTTGAAATCGTCCTCCGGTGATCCCGGTCTCGATTCCGTGCTGTCCGAGATCGAGCTGCGCGTCGAGGTCGAACTCGCCAAGGCCGGACAGGCTTAGACTAGTCGGGCAGGTTGTCGTCGCCCGGCTTGACCGGGCGACCCAGTATTCCAGAGACAGTCGTCTTGAATCGAGAAGCCTCAGCGTGCTGGATGCCCCGGTCAAGCCGGGGCATGACAGCGGAGTTTGGGGCGGCGCGCGAACGGCTCGCTCCAGAGCTTGCCATTCACGCCGCGACGTCCTTAAGCTGCGCATCGTAACGGCGCTGGGCGGCGAGCACGTCTTTCAGGTTCTGCTCGGCCCAGTCGCGCAGCGGATCGACGGCGGCGGCCAGCGTCACGCCGAGCTGCGTGATCGAATACTCCACCGTCACCGGCACGGTTGCGATGGCGTGACGCTTGATCAATCCGTCGCGCTCGAGCGACTTGAGAACCTGGCTCAGCATCTTCTGCGAAATGCCTTCAATCGTGCGGCGCAACTGATTGAAGCGCATCGGCTCCTCGCGCAGCAGCAGCAGGATCAGCACCGCCCATTTGTCGCCGACGCGGTCGAGGATCTGGCGCGTGGGGCAGTTCGCTGCATAGACGTCTGGCTTCATCGTCGGGGTCCTCGCAATCTTCTTCGGCCGCTCGCCGGTTACTCCTGCGTAATCAGGTAAGCGCAAAGTGCTCTCTTAACACCAGCATCCTTTGCGATATCTAGTCACCATTAGTTACCACAGAAGCAAAGGAAGCCTTTCATGAAAATCGCAGTCGCCGGCGCCTCGGGCCGGGCCGGGTCGGAAATCACCAAGGAACTGGCCCGTCGCGGCCACACCGTTACGGCCATCGCCCGAAACCCCGAGAAGATCGCGGTCCTGCCGCATGTCACGCCCACCAAGGGCGACGTGCTCGATCAGGCGGGTCTTGCCAAGCTGTGGGCCGGGCACGACGTCGCTGTGAGTTCCGTGCACTTCCTGGCCAGCGACCCGCTCAAGCTGATCGGCGCGGCAAAGGATTCCAGGGTCGGCCGCTACCTGGTCGTCGGTGGAGCCGGCAGCCTGGAAGTCGCTCCCGGCGTCAAACTGGTTACAACCCCTGGTTTTCCGGCCCAATACAAGGCGGAAGCGGAGAAAGGCGGCGCCTTCCTGGACCTGCTGCGGCAGGAAAAGGACCTGAACTGGACCTTCATCTCGCCCTCGGCCCTGTTCGTCGAGGGGGAGCGCACGGCCAAGTTCCGGCTCGGGACCGACCAGCTTCTCGCAGATGCGAGCGGGAAGAGCTGGATCAGCTTTGCCGACTACGCCATCGCGCTCGCCGACGAGATCGAGCGGCCGGCCCATGCGCGGCAGCGTTTCACGGTCGGTTACTAGGCTTTTGGCCGCCTCCGGACCCTCCAGGATAAACCTTCCTGTGCAAGGGTTTGGGGGCGGTAACCGAGCGATTAAGGAAATATTGTCTGTCACAGGAGGTCGCTATATAAGCCCCGGCTCAACGGACGTCGTTCCGTTCACGAGTCGTTGCTTAAGAAGATAGGCCGCCCTTGGAAAAGTTGAAAAACTACCGACCGACCGAAAAAGAGCCTTTCATGAACGACCGGCAGAAGGAGTACTTCCGTTTGAAGCTCCTCGCCTGGAAGGATGAGATCCTCAAAGAGTCCAAGCTCACCCTGCAAGCGCTGCAGGAGGAGAACGTCAACCACCCCGATCTCGCCGATCGGGCATCGTCCGAAACCGACCGCGCCATCGAACTCCGCGCCCGCGACCGCCAGCGCAAGTTGATCGCCAAGATCGACGCCGCGCTCCAGCGCATCGAGGACAACACCTACGGCTATTGCGAGGACACCGGCGAGCCGATCTCTTTGAAGCGGCTCGAAGCCCGGCCCATCGCGACGCTCTCGGTGGAAGCGCAGGAGCGCCACGAGAAACGCGAGAAGGTCTATCGCGACGAATAGAGTTCGAGCCGCAGCGATGCGGCTCTTTGTTTTTGGACGCAAGGCGCCGCTTCGCGCTGTGATCAGCATGTTGCCTGTCGCTTGCCGACGCGCGCTTCAACGCGCGGCTGCAATCGCGAAAAGTGAATCGCGATCAATGAGCTAGACTCGACTCCTCCGAGCTCACGTGAGTTCGGATGAGAAACAGCCTTCACTTCAGGTGCGGGATGTTTTGCGAGTCGCATCAACGGGATCGGCCCGGATGCTGAGACACCGATCCGGCAGCATCAGACATCGCTGCAATCAGGCCTGCTGCGACGTCACGAGGCGCGCATCCCCATAAAGCCTGGACCAGCTCAATATTTCCTTAAACGCCGGCAGCAGGCCGTAGGCCGCATCGGTCAGCTCGTACGCGACCTGCAACGGCCTCGAAGCGAGGACCGTCCGCGACACCAGTCCGTCCTGCTCGAGCTCGCGCAGTTGCGTGGTCAGCATGTGCTGGGTGATGCCGCCGATCGATCGCCGCAAGGCACCGAACCGAACCGCGCCGTTCATCAGCGCAAACAGGATCTCCAGTTTCCACTTGCCGCCGAGCGCGTGGATGGCGCGCTTGAAGTCGGCGAGCAGGGCGGGGTCGGGGCTGCAATCGCAGTCGCCGTCGCAAATGCTGGTCAGGTTTTCCATACCGGTCTCGAAATCCATTCTACTTGTCCCCCGGGAGATAGTGACCAGATGCGGCCTTGAGCAGGGCCGGCGGAACCCATTCGCCTGGCCGCACACCGAAGGGGAATTGGCAATGAGCACCGTTCTGGTCACCGGCGGGTCCGGCTTCGTCGGCAGCCATGTCGTCCTGCAACTTCTGGCCGCCGGCCACGGGGTGCGGACGACGGTGCGCCGGCCGGACCGGCGAGACGACGTGCTGACGATGCTGCGCGAGGGCGGGGCGATTTCGCCGGAGAGCCTGTCCTTCCTGATCGCCGACCTTACCAGGGACGAGGGTTGGCGCGAGGCGGTCTCGGGTTGCGACTACGTGCTGCATGTCGCCTCGCCCCTGTCGACCAGCGTTCCCAGGGACGAGAACGAGATGATCATCCCGGCGCGTGACGGCACGCTGCGGGTGCTGCGCGCCGCGCGGGATGCCGGCGTCAGGCGGGTCGTCATCACCTCGTCGCTGGGCGCGATCGGCTACGGCCATCCGCCGCGCGAAAAGCCGTTCGACGAGACCGACTGGACCAATCTCGAAGGCGCCGACGTGCAGCCCTACATCAAATCCAAGACTTTGGCGGAGCGGGCGGCCTGGGATTTCCTCGCGCACGAGGGCGGCGGGCTGGAACTGTCGGTGGTCAATCCCGCCGGCATTTTCGGTCCGGTGCTGGGGCCGGACTTCTCCGGCTCGATCGAGATCGTCAAATCGCTGCTCGACGGCGCCGTGCCGGCGGTGCCGCGGGTCTATTTCGGCGTGGTCGACGTGCGCGACGTCGCCGATCTGCATCTGCGGGCGATGATTGCGCCCGAGGCGAAAGGCGAGCGCTTCATCGCGGTCGCCGGCGAGACGATGTCGATCCTCGACATCGCCAGGGTCTTGCGGCGGGAACTCGGCCCGGCCGCACGCCGGGTTCCGCGGCTCCAGGCCCCGGACTGGCTGGTGCGGCTGGCCGCCAACCGGATTCCGCTGCTGCGTGCGGTGGTGCCGATGCTTGGCAGGGTGCGGCATTCCACCAGCGCCAAGGCGAGGTCGCTGCTCGGCTGGCAGGCCCGCTCCAATGACGAGGCGATCCTGGCGACGGCCGAGAGCCTGATCCGTCTTGGTCTCGTCAAGGCGTGAGGCCGCCCCGTCCTTGTCACGCCCCGGCGGGGGTGCTGAAGTGCCGTCCTCGATTGTGTTGCGTGGGAGGCGGCGCCGATGGACAAGATTCTCAAAGCCGCAAAGGCGATCGCGCTGGCGCGGCGCAACCACGCGCCGCTTGCCGCGCTTGAGGTTCCTCCCGCCGACGAGGACGAAGGCTACGAAGTCCAGCGCGCGCTGCACGATCTGCTGCTGCCGCATGCCGGGCCGCTGGTCGGCTACAAGATCGGCTGCACCAGTGCGGTGATGCAGGACTATATCGGCATTCCGCATCCCTGCGGCGGCGGCGTGTTCCAGAAGGGCGTGCACGACAGCGGCGTCAAGCTCGCGGCCTCCGATTACGTGCGTGTCGGTGTCGAATGCGAGATCGTGGTGCGGCTGAAGCGCGACCTTGCCGCCGGCGAGGCGCCGTTCACGGCCGAATGGGTCGGTGAAGCCGTCGAGGCCTATCATCCCGCGATCGAGATCGTCGACGACCGCTACGTGAAGTGGGAGACGATGGGCGCGCCGACGCTGATCGCCGACGATTTCTTCGCCGCCGGCTGCGTGCTGGGGCCGTCCGTGCCGCGCTCGTCGGTGCCGGACCTGAAATCGGTCAAGGGCCGCGCCATCGTCAACGGCGAGGAGGTCAGCCACGGCACCGGCGCCGACGTGCTCGGCCATCCCCACAATGCACTCGCCTGGCTCGCCAACCATCTCGCCGCCGAGGGCAAGGGCCTGCACGCGGGACAGCTCGTGCTGACAGGGAGCCTCGTCAAGACGCTGTGGCTGAAGGCCGGCGACAAGGTGCGCATGGAACTGGACGGGTTGGGCGTGGTGGAGGCGGAGTTTACGTGAAGTCGCTCCGTCGTCATTGCGAGCGCAGCGAAGCAATCCAGACTGCCTCCGCGGAAAGACTCTGGATTGCTGCGCTGCGCTCGCAATGACGGAGTGTGGAGCAACGTCTTCGCAAAATAGATGCGGCCCTCGCCAGGGGAGCTAGCGAGGGCCGCGTCGTACATCGTCGTTCGCGCCTAGGTTCGCGAGCACGATGTGGGAGCTCGGGAGAAACTTAGAAGGGCAGCAGCACGTCCATGACTTGCTGGCCGTAGCGCGGCTGTTGCACGTCCGTGATCTGGCCGCGGCCGCCATAGGCGATGCGGGCCTGCGCGATCTTGCTGGAATCGATGGTGTTGTCGCTCTGGATGTCCTCGGGGCGGACGATGCCGGCGACCACGAGCTCGCGGATCTCGTAATTGACGCGGATCTCCTGCTTGCCCTCGACCACGAGGTTGCCGTTCGGCAGCACCTGCGTGACCACCGCGGCGACGTTGGTCTGCAAGGCTTCCGTACGATTGACCGAGCCCTTGCCGTCGCTGGAGGCGCTGGAATCGGCGGTGAGGATGCGGCCGGGCAGCACCTTCTGCGCCTGCACGCCGAGCGTCTTGCCTCCGATGAAGTCGGTGATCCCCGAGTCTTCCTTGTTGGTGCGGCTGCGCTGGGTCTCGTTGGCGATGTTGGCCTTGTCGGTGATGTTCACGGTCACGGTCAGGAGGTCGCCGACATGGGTCGCGCGCTGGTCCTTGAAGAAGGCGCGGCTGCCGTTGCGCCACAGCGAGTTCGGATTGTAGGAGGCGACTTCCGGCTTCGGCATCGGCATCTGCACCGGCTTGTAGCCGGGCTGCGTCGTCGGATTGTCGATCGTCGACAATTTCGGTTGTTCGCCGATCTGTGACAGGCGGTCGATCGAGGAGCAGCCGCTCGCCAGCGCGCAGGTTGCCAGCAGCAGGGCAGAGATCGCGATGCGACGAAGACGGGAAGCCGAACTGAACCTGGACATGACTTACTCTGACTTGGCTGGAGCTTGCGAGACGCGAACTTGCGGGATCTGGGCCTGTGCGACTTGCGCTTGGGACGCCGGGGCCTGGACCAGGTTGCGGAGGAGGGCCGCGGTATCGACGGGGGCGGGCGCTTCGTCGCGCTTGAGCGACGAGCTCTGCTCGACCGCGGCCGGCATCGGCGCGGACTGGCTGGCGCCCTGGACCGTGACCTGGCCGCGGCCGGTGACCGTTCCGGTCAGCGTCCGCTTGGTCTGCAGGTTGAGGACGCTCACGGTGTCGCCCTCGGTGCCGCTCTCGAGCGCCTTGCCGCGGGTGGTGAGGTAGATCCCGGGGACCTGGTAGATCACGGTGACGCTCTGGTCGCGCGACACGAAGTCGGGCTTGACGATGTCGGCGACGCGGATCGGCGTGCCCGCCCGCATCGGCCGGCGCAGCTGCATGCCGACGGTGCGGTCGCGCGAGGCGGCCTCGCCGGTGACTTCGGCCTTCGGCCGGCGCTCCAGCGCGACGTCGGAGGATTTCAGCAGGTCGGCGCGGTCGATGTCGCGCGTCAGCACGGCCACTTCCACCGTCTCGATCGCGTTGCCGGTGAAGCGCAGCTTGGTCGGCGCCGGATTGTTGTCGTTGACGATCTCGAAGGCGACGTCGAAGCGGCCGCTGCGGGCGTCGTAGCGGGTCGCGACCGGCTGCAGCGCGCCGCTGTTGGAGGCGTCCAGCCGCATGTCGGAGATGCCGCGGTCGAAGGTGACGGTGATGTTGGCGGCATCGCCAAGGCCGAAGCGGCGCTCCAGCGCGGCGGCCACGGCGTTTTCGAGGTCCTTGTTGACGAGCGTGCGGGCGAGGCGGGTGACCTGGACTTCCTTGATGTCGCCGGTCATCACGCCAATCACCTGTTTTCCGCGCAGCACCGACAGCACCTGCGCGACCGGCAGCGCGCCGGTGGTGCCGAGATCGGGCGAACGGTAGACCGGGATCAGCGCGGCCGAGCCGGCGTTGTCGATGAGATCGCCGACCCGCACCACGTCCGAGGTGACGGTGACGCTGGCGCGCAGCGTCGGTGCCGCGATGAAATCGTCGGCGGCCCGCGCCGGCAGCGCCAGCGCGAGGAGGACGGAGATCGTGACAAGGGTGGCGCGGATCATCGTCATTGCTTCAGTCCTGGCCTCAGCGGAACAGCGCCGTGGTCGATTGCATCATCTGGTCGGCGGCGCTGATGACCTTGGCGTTCATCTCGTAGGCGCGCTGCGCGGCGATCAGGTCGCTCATCTCCGAGACGACGTCGACATTGGCCTGTTCCAGGCTGCCCTGGGTGAGCTTGCCGTAGCCTTCGGAGTTCGCGGTGCCGTCCTGCGGCGCGCCGGAGGCCGGCGTTTCGGTGAACAGGTTGCTGCCGACCGGCTGCAGGCCCGCCTTGTTGATGAAACGGGTCACGCCGATCTGGCCGATGATCGAGGAGGTCGACGAGCCCGGCAGCGTCACCGAGACCTGGCCCTGCTCGCTCACGGCGATGCCCGAGGCGTTGTTCGGGATGGTGATGGTCGGCTGCACCGGGTTGCCCTGCGCGGTGACGACGCGGCCCTGATTGTCCATCTGGAAGGTGCCGTCGCGGGTGTACTGGTAGGTGCC includes:
- the flaF gene encoding flagellar biosynthesis regulator FlaF, with the protein product MSNSAASAYARVATTTASPRDVEAQTLLKAANKLQDAVNSADPFSEQTTHALMFNRKLWTIFLSEAMRDNNPQPLDVRQKIANISVFVLSQTAALQMSPQFDHFRPLIEINRNIAAGLSGRP
- the flgJ gene encoding flagellar assembly peptidoglycan hydrolase FlgJ, which gives rise to MQTSMINTPHVATSPAFSVESRNGRPDFELAAALQKVPPKQQAKAQKTATDFEAMFLNSMFSQMTSGLKGEGPFGDTTGTGVWRSMLTEQYSRNFAKAGGVGVATEVYRTLIMQQAKTIRTA
- a CDS encoding flagellar basal body P-ring protein FlgI, whose protein sequence is MPAVRWVRILGVACAALSALALSVAPASATSRIKDLANIEGVRQNQLIGYGLVVGLNGTGDTLNNIPFTKQSLQAMLERMGVNIRGATIRTGNVAAVMVTGNLPAFATQGTRMDVTVSALGDAKDLRGGTLLVTPLLGADGNVYAVGQGSLAISGFQAEGEAAKIVRGVPTVGRIVNGAIIEREIEFALNRLPNVRLALRNADFTTAKRIAAAINDYLGLKTAEPIDPSTVQLSIPPDFKGNVVAFLTEIEQLQVDPDLAAKIIIDERSGIIVMGRDVRVATVAVAQGNLTVTISESPQVSQPNPLSRGRTVVTPRTGVSVTEDGKKFAVVKDGVSLQQLVDGLNGLGIGPRDLISILQAIKAAGAIEADIEVM
- a CDS encoding flagellar assembly protein FliX, coding for MRIYGPNGTTLGTPASQAKRTGSGTFVLPDASSAQETRSAAAPKAAANIDALLALQGIEEDPVERRKRSVARGRTALDVLDDLKMGLLSGNLDASTVMRLRDAATNLKSSSGDPGLDSVLSEIELRVEVELAKAGQA
- a CDS encoding winged helix-turn-helix transcriptional regulator, with product MKPDVYAANCPTRQILDRVGDKWAVLILLLLREEPMRFNQLRRTIEGISQKMLSQVLKSLERDGLIKRHAIATVPVTVEYSITQLGVTLAAAVDPLRDWAEQNLKDVLAAQRRYDAQLKDVAA
- a CDS encoding NAD(P)-dependent oxidoreductase, which gives rise to MKIAVAGASGRAGSEITKELARRGHTVTAIARNPEKIAVLPHVTPTKGDVLDQAGLAKLWAGHDVAVSSVHFLASDPLKLIGAAKDSRVGRYLVVGGAGSLEVAPGVKLVTTPGFPAQYKAEAEKGGAFLDLLRQEKDLNWTFISPSALFVEGERTAKFRLGTDQLLADASGKSWISFADYAIALADEIERPAHARQRFTVGY
- the dksA gene encoding RNA polymerase-binding protein DksA, which produces MNDRQKEYFRLKLLAWKDEILKESKLTLQALQEENVNHPDLADRASSETDRAIELRARDRQRKLIAKIDAALQRIEDNTYGYCEDTGEPISLKRLEARPIATLSVEAQERHEKREKVYRDE
- a CDS encoding winged helix-turn-helix transcriptional regulator, encoding MDFETGMENLTSICDGDCDCSPDPALLADFKRAIHALGGKWKLEILFALMNGAVRFGALRRSIGGITQHMLTTQLRELEQDGLVSRTVLASRPLQVAYELTDAAYGLLPAFKEILSWSRLYGDARLVTSQQA
- a CDS encoding SDR family oxidoreductase, which codes for MSTVLVTGGSGFVGSHVVLQLLAAGHGVRTTVRRPDRRDDVLTMLREGGAISPESLSFLIADLTRDEGWREAVSGCDYVLHVASPLSTSVPRDENEMIIPARDGTLRVLRAARDAGVRRVVITSSLGAIGYGHPPREKPFDETDWTNLEGADVQPYIKSKTLAERAAWDFLAHEGGGLELSVVNPAGIFGPVLGPDFSGSIEIVKSLLDGAVPAVPRVYFGVVDVRDVADLHLRAMIAPEAKGERFIAVAGETMSILDIARVLRRELGPAARRVPRLQAPDWLVRLAANRIPLLRAVVPMLGRVRHSTSAKARSLLGWQARSNDEAILATAESLIRLGLVKA
- a CDS encoding 2-keto-4-pentenoate hydratase → MDKILKAAKAIALARRNHAPLAALEVPPADEDEGYEVQRALHDLLLPHAGPLVGYKIGCTSAVMQDYIGIPHPCGGGVFQKGVHDSGVKLAASDYVRVGVECEIVVRLKRDLAAGEAPFTAEWVGEAVEAYHPAIEIVDDRYVKWETMGAPTLIADDFFAAGCVLGPSVPRSSVPDLKSVKGRAIVNGEEVSHGTGADVLGHPHNALAWLANHLAAEGKGLHAGQLVLTGSLVKTLWLKAGDKVRMELDGLGVVEAEFT
- the flgH gene encoding flagellar basal body L-ring protein FlgH; this encodes MSRFSSASRLRRIAISALLLATCALASGCSSIDRLSQIGEQPKLSTIDNPTTQPGYKPVQMPMPKPEVASYNPNSLWRNGSRAFFKDQRATHVGDLLTVTVNITDKANIANETQRSRTNKEDSGITDFIGGKTLGVQAQKVLPGRILTADSSASSDGKGSVNRTEALQTNVAAVVTQVLPNGNLVVEGKQEIRVNYEIRELVVAGIVRPEDIQSDNTIDSSKIAQARIAYGGRGQITDVQQPRYGQQVMDVLLPF
- the flgA gene encoding flagellar basal body P-ring formation chaperone FlgA, which codes for MIRATLVTISVLLALALPARAADDFIAAPTLRASVTVTSDVVRVGDLIDNAGSAALIPVYRSPDLGTTGALPVAQVLSVLRGKQVIGVMTGDIKEVQVTRLARTLVNKDLENAVAAALERRFGLGDAANITVTFDRGISDMRLDASNSGALQPVATRYDARSGRFDVAFEIVNDNNPAPTKLRFTGNAIETVEVAVLTRDIDRADLLKSSDVALERRPKAEVTGEAASRDRTVGMQLRRPMRAGTPIRVADIVKPDFVSRDQSVTVIYQVPGIYLTTRGKALESGTEGDTVSVLNLQTKRTLTGTVTGRGQVTVQGASQSAPMPAAVEQSSSLKRDEAPAPVDTAALLRNLVQAPASQAQVAQAQIPQVRVSQAPAKSE
- the flgG gene encoding flagellar basal-body rod protein FlgG, with amino-acid sequence MQALHTAATGMAAQELNVQVISNNIANLRTTGFKKQTAAFQDLIYEHVRRVGAQASDQGTILPVGVDVGGGVKTVGTPRSMTQGTLSQTGNDLDLAISGEGFFKILMPDGTYQYTRDGTFQMDNQGRVVTAQGNPVQPTITIPNNASGIAVSEQGQVSVTLPGSSTSSIIGQIGVTRFINKAGLQPVGSNLFTETPASGAPQDGTANSEGYGKLTQGSLEQANVDVVSEMSDLIAAQRAYEMNAKVISAADQMMQSTTALFR